TCGTCGTCTCCTCGGTCTTCATCATCATCGTCGACCTACTCGTCACCCGCGCCATGATCGGCGTCTTCGGCAGGTAAAGGCAGCAATCACACTCCAATGGCAGACCTCGCCCAATCCGGCTCCGCAACCCTCGAGCAGCAGCCCGACTCGCAGGAGCCCATCGTAGTCGTCGACGACGTCTCCATCATCTTCGACGTAAAGCCCGTCCTCCAGAACGTCTCCTTCACCGTCCAGCGTGGCGAAACCCGCATCATCCTCGGCCCCGCCGGCGGCGGAAAATCCGTCCTCCTCAAACTCATCAACGGCCTCCTCAAGCCCGACACCGGCTCCATCCACGTCTTCGGCCACAACGTCTCCACCATGCGCGAGACCGAGCTCTTCAAGCTCCGCAGCCGCATCGGCATGGTCTTTCAGGAGTCAGCCCTCTTCGACTCCATCTCCGTCGGCGACAACGTCTCCTACCGCCTCCACGAAGACCACATCCCCGAAGAAGAAGCGCACGCCCGCGTCATCGAAGCCCTCCGCTTCGTCGAGCTCGAAAACACCATAGAAAAATTCCCCTCCGAGCTCTCCGGTGGAATGCGTCGCCGCGTCTCCATCGCCCGCGCCATCATCACCAACCCCGACCTCATCCTCTACGACTCCCCCACCGGCGGCCTCGACCCCATCACCTCCACCACCATCATCGACCTCGTCATCAAGCAGCGCGACGTCACCCACACCACCTCGCTCGTCATCACCCACCGCATCCAGGACGCCTACCTCCTCGCCCGCAGCCGCTTCAACACCCAGACCGGCAAAGTCGAACAGATCCCCAACAACGGCATCGACGACAGCACAAAGTTCCTCGTCCTCAACGAGGGCAAAGTCGTCTTCGACGGCACCACCGAAGAGCTAGTCC
The Edaphobacter lichenicola genome window above contains:
- a CDS encoding ABC transporter ATP-binding protein, translating into MADLAQSGSATLEQQPDSQEPIVVVDDVSIIFDVKPVLQNVSFTVQRGETRIILGPAGGGKSVLLKLINGLLKPDTGSIHVFGHNVSTMRETELFKLRSRIGMVFQESALFDSISVGDNVSYRLHEDHIPEEEAHARVIEALRFVELENTIEKFPSELSGGMRRRVSIARAIITNPDLILYDSPTGGLDPITSTTIIDLVIKQRDVTHTTSLVITHRIQDAYLLARSRFNTQTGKVEQIPNNGIDDSTKFLVLNEGKVVFDGTTEELVHSTDPWLREYLS